The genomic DNA ATAATGGTAAAATTTGTGCTTTTAGTttccgtgagcataactcaattgacagggacaatgcattattatatgtaggggttgaggttcgaacccctgacaccccatttattcactttaaaagtgaattcttaaccactaggctacctgacataAAAAATTGTGCTTTTATTTTAGAGATGTTAGAGAGACTTCAAcaattaacccttttttaaattttcctttAGTAAATGTgcaacttaaattttttatcttcgTCTTATCACCCCCAAATTTTTTGTTCAAGCTTAACCACTGTGCAGAGACGAAAAATATTCTATTATTATGATTAATAgggatattattattttaattagtggTTCATGTAACTTGTGATTCCCTTGGGATCTTGCCTTCTAATTTTGCAAATACCAATTCCATCTCACAAAAATTGTCTGGAAGTCTTCAAACGAATAAATATCTATGAAAAATACACGGAagattagtcactttagtccctgaatagGAAACGAGTCATCACTTTAGTCCATGAATGCGATAAATTgcaaaatagtccctgaatgtagtctctgttagtcaatttagtccctgaatgtagTCTCTTTTAGTCAATTTGGTCCCTGAATGTATATATTTCCAATAACTCTAATTTGGTCCCTGAATGTATATATACCATGAATGTATATATTTCCCTGAATGTTCTAAGAGACTTAGAACAAACTCTATTCCAGCATCTCCTCAAAGGAAAATTTTTACCAATTTTTCTAAATAATTGAACATATTCTCGCTGACAATCCTACCGACTAATAAATacgaagaagaaaacaaaaagttcTGCCCAAAGAAAATTCCATGAGGAAGACCAAAACAGAAAATGGGAATGCACCTATGTTCAAAATTTCACCCAAATGATGataattctaaaattttccAACGCCATATACTTTAACATTGCCTAGCACACACACTTAGGGTCTTGATGCATCAAAAAGACTCCAATCATAAACCTTGAAGCTTGTAGCAGCAAGTTTAAAGACCTCGTCCATTGAAATACATCCAGCTTGTGACGCAGGCACAGCCATGCCCGCACCAACTGTGTCCGCACTTTCGCTAAAAGGGCtgcaatcataaaataaaatagaaatagtGTGTGTTTTGGAAAACACCAGAATCACAGTGGAAAATCATGGTCGACAAAAAACTACATATTGGAGCTTCTAAAATTCAGTGAGAGATCAAAATTCACGATGGCAATTACCCACCGATCAACCAAACACAtgcttaaatgacttgtaaccTAGCTTCCACAAAGTCGGCCCAATTATGTAATGCAGCCAACATTTCGTTTCTTTTTTCTGATTTACCTCTAATGCAAAGCTCTAACGTTGTTCGGTTTAGAGAAGGTTTAGAAAAgcttatttaaaattgatttaaacTCATCATAGCATGCTCTTGTATTAAGATTTGAATAAActgaaaaaactaaattaaaacaTGATTATATAACTGTTGTCAGTTTATCAAAACACAGACTAATTATAGACACGCCAGAATAGTACATGGGTAGATATTTAATTAAGCTGACtagaataatttattgaataaacttTCAATTAAACTCTTGATTCAGACACACCCTTGAAACTATCAAATTTAACGTGTACACAAAAGAtcagattttataaaaaaaaatggagtctGAATCAAATGAAATGCCCGTATAAAATTCAACTCAACTCACCCAATGAGTAAACAGTTTAAACAGCCAAATTATAAGACAGTTATCCAAAGGTCTTATGTCAAGAAAAAGATATTTCAGAAACTTACTTGATAACAATGGGCTCATATGCAGTGATTAGTACATCAGTGTCAACTCCTTTAACACGCAAATTAGCCAAATAAACCTGATTAAAGGAAACAATGACAAATTCACAAGACCAACTaattattatgaagaaaaaaaaatgacaaattagcaaatgcaaaatttcaaaaaatgccCAGAAAAACAGAACAtactttcacaatattttgtgCTTCCCGTCCTTGTCGTCCCTTAGAAATCGCCTGGCAATATTTGATAGAAACAGAGTTAGTGAAGGGTAAAAAGAATAACATCTGAAACACAAACTGCCAAAGAACATAGCAGTTAACTAGCACAACAAACCCGTTGTTAGGTCAACACTCAACAGACCTACAGTAGAAGTAAACACGTAATTGTTTTTCTGTTTGAGCAGCTTCAAGAAGAATAACTGATTGAAAATCTAAATAATCCAAATGACAGTTCTAAAGTAAACCACTATAAAATGTCAGTTTCTGGTTTCTCGAAGTCACAAAATTCATAGCTTAGGCACAAACTCACTGGACTAAGAACAGACTAATTGAAAGTTGGCTTGTAGTTTGTAATAGAAAAATGGGAAGCCTTAAAAAGGATTAGAGAATCACGGCATTACTTAGACTATAGGAAGCATCAATGCAAACATTTACTGAAACagaagttctaaaaatcatcaatttgcCAATGCTAAATATGATGGACAAAAAGGCATGCAAGTGGATTTCAATATCTAATTGGCAATCCAAAGAAGTATAAGAAAAATGTATGCACATTAGTCCTGAGATTACTCATCTACAAAATGATGCAGTCACATCTTATAAAAGTCAAAAAGAGTATAAAAACTTTACCATTTGGCCTACTGCAGTTGTTACAACAGCCGGTATATTATTATACATCAAACCTGGTGCTTCAAGAACTCCTGATTGCTCAATAAGCTGAAATAATTTAAAGGGCATAGATGATCATGGAACAGCAAAGGAACTAAGCAGAAGGAAATTTATCCTCTCTTATAGAAAGTATTGTCCCTTTGTATTGAGATATATGCGAATGCATGCACACATTGAGAAATCGTAGTTCTTTAACTACATTGTGTCAAATAATTCAAGCATCAGAAGTATCATAGACATAATACTTATATCATAGCTGCGAGAACTTTTGGAATAATTTGGTTCATGACATGGTATTAGAGCTTTCTTATATCACTGTCTGTATTCTTCTAGTACAAGATGTTAAATATCCGCAAAAGGTATATGGGATCTATGCATAGTCTAAGTCTCTAAGTTTCAAGCCTCAGGACTCTTACATGAACAAGAACTTTAGAGATATAaattactacctccggtcctatttataagaaaaagttaattttttagatttattcaataattaatgtacCTAGCCTAgaaatagaccaaatacatcaactattcaatgaatcaaaaaagtaaattgtttcttatatataggaccggagggagtataatataTCATGAATGTATCTTCACTTAACAACTTGAGTATTTGAAATAGTTGGTTCATCAAAAAATGGGGCAAACTTTTACATGCAATATTGTAGTAAACTGAAAGACGAAATGGAGTCTACCAAAAATTGCTGACAGTTAAATCTCTAGATATAAATACAAACAGTGTTGACCATGGTGGATGGCAGAATGCCAAAAATCCGCCATACAACCATGCTATTGCCTTCTACGGCAGGCATCCCTTCACTAATTTCCTACGACGATTTGATGAATCAAATCGAGTAAAAATGAAAGCACACTtcaactgaaccaaaccaacaaaaaaaaccgTCAGTACAATTCATTCATTAGTGGCCCAATAGTTCAAAAAACACGCCTTTACTCATTGTATCAGCCACACATTCCCTAATAATTCATTGCCGCCACAtatgataaacaaacacaacataatcCAGTTTCTATACCAATTACAAAGTCAAATTTCATtgtaataatttgaagaaaccaaattgaaattgaaacaatAACATACCACAGTTCCTTCTGCATCCTGCTCCCTAGCAAGGTCTTGAAGAAACCATGCAGCACTTCCATTGTCAGCAATATCAGGCTTAAACTCTAAAAGCTCAACAATCAAGCTTTCATCACGGCTAGGATCCGCAAACACCTCCTATATAAATAACCAACACACAAAAATTAACTTCGTAAACAAGATCAAACACAACAATACAATATATCCAAATTCAAAGAGAATGCCCAACAAACCTGATGATCAGGAACTTGTCGTATATCACTGACATCCTACAAGAAATAACAAGAACCTTAACTTcaacaaaactaaaaattaaagtGTCTTCCAAGAGTTTGTGCaaagaacataaaaataaaaaataaaaaaaaaatcaacaaaagtcTACGAAGCACTGACATGAACACGGCACAGCCCAGACAGACAcgaataataatttgaaaaatacaaaactaaTTGAATATAACCACATGTTTCAGTGTCGAACACAATACATGTCGGACTTTATAAACACCTTAACTCTGAAGTGGTGCTAcacaaacaaaatttcaaaaatagtGTTTCAAGAAAAACGACCAACAAAATTCTATGAAACCAACCAAATAACACCGAAAACTATCAACAAAATTCTATGAAGCACCAACACCAACAGGACATAGACACTCATAGTGTATAGTGTCTCAAACACTCCGTAGCACTGACACTTCTTGTCACAAAGGTGTATAGTGTCCAACACCGACACACATAATTACATTAAatcatgtcattttctcaaacatCAGTGTCAATTTGACTGTGTAAGTGTAGCGTAtgtgtccatgcttcataggtCAGACACGTTCGATCAGAAGTGTCAGTGCTActacatagccaaaaaaaatcctttttcaACATAAAAGACAATGATGTTTTACCTGGAACCTGTTGGGGAACGTGCTTGATATTCTTCCACCAAACAAAGGGCGTTGATAAACAACATCTTGTGACATTTTTGCACTagtgaaaaaaatcaattaaaacgatatcagcagcaaccaaaaattaaaaaagtgaagaaaaaatataaacgaAATTGAAGACCCAAATGGGAGTAACAGTACCTGGTAAATTATATGAACCGAATTGCGCGAGAGTGTGATTATGagagcagtggcggagccagacctAAAATTTTGGGGTGGCagctttaaaaataaactaaaatatataaatcatataatatacaatacgaCCCATTTCGGTGTCgttcataaaaaatttcaacaaaataataccAAAAACCGATCATCATATTCAAAGTGATGCTTTACGCATCCCGACTTTTCATCTTAACTTTTCCTGTTGAAACAGTTTCAAAATCAACTAACAATACATGGTTCCAATGTTACATCAATTCTAAtaacattcaaatttcataacaatagccggtttcaatttcattgaaataacataaatgatttcaAAATGAACCAATTTCACTTGATTTTCATAAACAGAAGACGATGATAGCTGAATACAAAAGTTGAGCCAGGTTTGATAGATCTTTCTGATGGAAAATGCCATGAATGTTTCTACTTTTCATGACAAGTTGCTAGAACATGCTAGTCATATACAGAAAAACCAAACACTATCAAAAATAGAGGAAGATTAGCTCATCTAGGCATGCTAGAAGTTGAAGATATGCTTACatttttttgaatcaaataagctTACATTTTCCATCTTTTCCACCTCTACTATTTAGGATTATTGATTACGTCCTCCTCTATACATGATTAAAATTGGCAAAGGAAGTAAGTTAACTTTTCTTAATTACATATAGTAACTCTAAAACAATTTGACTAGTTATCAGGCTTTCATATTCTACTATTGTTTAAGACAATTATTTAAAACCGAGGCTTTCAATTGGAATTCGTCTCTCACACTCAATACAATTATTTAAACACAAGTAACAGTTCAGTAGCAATCAGAGTTCATGTTCTAAACCATAATAATAAGCAGAACATTCATGGCTTAGTAAAACATTCAGAGTTCTGTAGTAATCAGTAGCAatcgaaaactaaaaaaaatcaatttcacattcaatttcacattactaaagaacatgtaatcatcaaatcagaattgaaggaaattacattcaatttcacattaccttacaagttacaacaattaGGGTTTGTGGAGAGAGATGGATGGAGATAGCTCTCTAAACTAAAGAATCAATACAGAAGATTGAGGGGGGGTGCGGCGGTGATGGATGGAGAAGGAGAAGAGTGGTCGCGGCTCGCCGGCAGTGGTGTGGTGGTGGATGTTGTTCGGTGGTTTTGCTTTGGctgggagaagaaaaaagaggaacGCGCAtcagatgaaagagaaaggggaagaggaaatgaaattgaattggtAACATTCATATTAGTTAAGGGCATTAAAGTAATTTCCAgtgtataaatatttatttatttttttatagatggGGTGGCGGTGGCTCCCCTTAGCACCCCCGAGTTCCGCTCTAATCATgagaatcataggcttaagaaaattgaatgttaCTCTTACTCTTACCTTAACAAAATCGATCAGCAGCTCTCTCTTGttctctttttctcttgttctccctttctcttcaaaactggttgtacgtgaaaataattctaacctatttttctcctatttatctcttcccatctatcttatcttatttcctctttttcccacaaaactctctaaattctcaaaacaacccctcatctcaatatttattttattttcaaatcttattctattaaataataaaataagctacttaataaatcacaacaCATCACATTATCATTTAAttcacataaatcatctaaatagactctaaactctataaaaataatcaaataaacaaagagggcgttacacaagGAGATACCTCTAGTGAAAGTCGCTTGGGgaggagcgactggtgaaagtttgacatgggagctggagagtaagatgatggagtcttatccagagttgtttgcatgaggtaatattttcgaggacgaaattctctaagttggggagagttgtaacgccctaattgttatttaattatttttgattgatttaaagtcttttatatgattttaaatgatttatgttgattttatggtgtgatgtattttattaaatgactatttttattatttaataaaataagtgagaattggaatttatttggagttttggggttaaATAATAGTTAAGTGAATTAAGTGGAAGTTAATTAGATTTTGGGAGGTTATGTTTACtgagaaaattagaaaataggagttagaagcagttttcacgaacaaacagagttttgggagaaaaaccaagagaagagccaagtgggggagaatcagattctgtagagttttgttcatcaatctaaggtaagggtgaggctaactctcaatgattATAGTCtgtataattctgattttgttttagCAAGGGGTTCTGGTTAAATTTGggaattgggattaggttttgattattaatttttgaattgaagAGTGTGGAAACCATGGCAATACTGTTAGATTGTGTTCAGGTCATAGGCAGAAACTTATAACACTTCTGTAATCAGTTTTGGGGACTGAATTGGGGAAAATTTGGACTTTTGGTGAAAACTGCAGAATTCACGTAGTCTGACCTAACGcaactcaccatggcgagtaagctgaCTCGCCTGGCGAGTAAGCCAAtccatcgctcgcctcgcgagcaagatcgctcgccttggcgagtacCTGAGGGGGAAAACttgatttttcaaaatgtcGTTACAGGACGTGGGTTGGATGGTTTTGGGTGCCTGGATATATATAGAGAGGACCGGGCAagtttttggtcaaaaaaaagattagggagcttaaaaatgaggatttagtgtgaaaaatatcaaaactcccgagagcaacTATTTTCTgctcgccacgacgagtgaCTTACTCGCCCTAGCGAGTAGCCATTTccttgagctcgccatagcgagtagtgCACTCGCCTGGCGAGATTGCACAGTGGCTGATGCCACATTGTGTTTTTTTGCGTATTTGTTCACATCCGTTTTTTTCGTTGGACTTTTGGGtagaataaataattatgattaattatgcTATTTTTACTAGAGCTGTTgatttgaatatgattgattgttgatttatgtataattacatttaaataaaatatacaagttGTTGAATGCCATTGTCAAAAGTTGTTGTGTCACAAGTTGACCATGTTGAGGTGTAAgtcatatttaaatatgtaCTGTTGTATAGTAGATGTTGTTGTccatgttgtcgttgttgtagatgagttgtatgttgatatacacaaagttgagtctattgcatactcataaatcgttgagggctcatgccctgtgaatgcttaatcattcaaactgttgagggctcatgccctgtgaatgcttaatcattcaa from Medicago truncatula cultivar Jemalong A17 chromosome 8, MtrunA17r5.0-ANR, whole genome shotgun sequence includes the following:
- the LOC25502517 gene encoding ran guanine nucleotide release factor — protein: MSQDVVYQRPLFGGRISSTFPNRFQDVSDIRQVPDHQEVFADPSRDESLIVELLEFKPDIADNGSAAWFLQDLAREQDAEGTVLIEQSGVLEAPGLMYNNIPAVVTTAVGQMAISKGRQGREAQNIVKVYLANLRVKGVDTDVLITAYEPIVINPFSESADTVGAGMAVPASQAGCISMDEVFKLAATSFKVYDWSLFDASRP